A single region of the Sphingomonas crocodyli genome encodes:
- a CDS encoding SDR family NAD(P)-dependent oxidoreductase gives MIDLHGRTAIITGGARGLGRVMTLALAEAGANVIITAMRSPDQIAETEAQAADLPGSCKGILADMSNASDCRRVAEAALLLTGRIDILVNNAARGSREQRAEGGERPRFWEADEDAIERMVATNLAGPYLMARAVVPTMIAQGYGRIINISTSRTTMRLIGGGPYGPTKAAIEAATNIWARELAGTGVTANALLPGGASDTDLIPGDGIGTRAVAFIPGKDEPGQEGSVPGGLLPPWIMGPPIVWLASDASADFNGRRFVARDWDVDLPPDQAAMRAMQPPCDRPVIM, from the coding sequence ATGATCGACCTGCACGGGCGCACCGCGATCATCACCGGCGGCGCGCGCGGCCTTGGCCGCGTGATGACGCTGGCGCTCGCCGAAGCCGGCGCGAACGTGATCATCACCGCGATGCGATCGCCAGACCAGATCGCCGAAACCGAAGCGCAGGCCGCGGACCTGCCCGGATCGTGCAAGGGTATATTGGCCGACATGTCGAACGCGTCCGATTGCCGGCGCGTCGCCGAGGCGGCGCTGCTCCTGACCGGGCGGATCGACATATTGGTCAACAATGCCGCGCGCGGGTCGCGCGAGCAGAGGGCCGAGGGCGGCGAGCGGCCGCGCTTCTGGGAGGCCGACGAGGACGCGATCGAACGCATGGTCGCGACCAACCTTGCCGGCCCCTATCTGATGGCGCGCGCGGTCGTGCCGACGATGATCGCGCAAGGATATGGCCGGATCATCAACATTTCGACATCGCGCACGACGATGCGGCTGATCGGCGGTGGCCCCTATGGCCCCACCAAGGCGGCGATCGAGGCGGCGACAAACATCTGGGCGCGCGAACTGGCGGGTACCGGCGTCACCGCCAACGCGCTGCTGCCCGGTGGCGCCAGCGATACGGATCTGATTCCCGGCGACGGCATCGGCACCCGCGCCGTCGCCTTCATTCCCGGCAAGGACGAACCCGGCCAGGAAGGATCGGTGCCCGGCGGACTGCTGCCGCCGTGGATCATGGGGCCACCGATCGTGTGGCTCGCCTCCGACGCGTCAGCCGATTTCAACGGGCGCCGCTTCGTCGCGCGCGATTGGGATGTTGATCTGCCGCCCGATCAGGCGGCGATGCGGGCGATGCAGCCTCCCTGCGATCGCCCGGTGATCATGTGA
- a CDS encoding class I SAM-dependent methyltransferase: MNIRLTRDDEARAQFVIALKNAVNLGMAADIRTAFDDRIMPGLEAALGHKLSDLSRTDRDAVHDALVEEPLYRNWSSLTYMSQTLMWDTVASFVDRQVPTLQATADTLAARPEKLGSLALDPDLDVPWNIADVEVHRQPGGFCFEKHDHDIEAGARYNGGGLIYAAGKGRNALAGKSGGDFVRGLIAERWPDFRPLRILEVGCGTGRNTMSYARLYPEAEVHGVDCAAPLLRWAHATAEAQGLTIHFRQMDAALMTYPDESFDLIVSHILGHEMTEEGLPAMIAECWRLLRPGGIAVHIDVPIQPGQIGLVDQVLNDWQVQHNNERSWRLWAEADVPGYLEEAGFPVNTSFAGPVAQGAKDVWYVYGGRKPEKAA; encoded by the coding sequence ATGAACATCCGTCTCACGCGCGATGACGAGGCGCGCGCGCAGTTCGTCATCGCGCTCAAGAATGCAGTCAATCTGGGCATGGCGGCGGATATCCGCACGGCTTTCGACGATCGCATCATGCCGGGGCTCGAAGCCGCGCTGGGGCATAAGCTGTCCGATCTGTCGCGCACCGATCGCGATGCCGTCCACGATGCGCTGGTGGAGGAGCCGCTGTACCGCAACTGGTCGAGCCTGACGTACATGTCGCAGACGTTGATGTGGGATACAGTGGCGAGCTTCGTCGACCGGCAGGTGCCGACGCTGCAGGCGACCGCCGATACGCTCGCGGCGCGCCCCGAGAAGCTTGGCTCGCTCGCGCTCGATCCCGATCTCGACGTGCCGTGGAACATCGCCGACGTGGAGGTGCATCGCCAGCCCGGCGGCTTCTGCTTCGAAAAGCATGATCACGATATCGAAGCCGGCGCACGCTATAATGGCGGCGGGCTGATCTATGCGGCGGGCAAGGGGCGCAACGCGCTGGCCGGCAAATCGGGCGGCGATTTCGTGCGCGGCCTGATCGCCGAACGCTGGCCCGATTTCCGTCCGCTGCGCATCCTGGAGGTCGGCTGCGGCACCGGGCGCAACACGATGTCCTATGCCCGGCTCTATCCGGAGGCGGAGGTTCACGGCGTCGATTGCGCCGCGCCTTTGCTGCGCTGGGCGCATGCCACGGCGGAGGCGCAGGGTCTCACGATCCATTTCCGCCAGATGGACGCCGCGCTGATGACCTATCCGGACGAGAGCTTCGACCTAATCGTGTCGCACATCCTGGGCCATGAGATGACCGAGGAAGGGCTGCCCGCGATGATCGCCGAATGCTGGCGGCTTCTGCGGCCCGGCGGGATCGCGGTGCATATCGACGTGCCGATCCAGCCCGGCCAGATCGGGCTGGTCGATCAGGTGCTCAACGACTGGCAGGTCCAGCACAATAATGAGCGCAGCTGGCGGCTGTGGGCGGAGGCGGACGTGCCCGGCTATCTCGAAGAGGCGGGCTTCCCGGTCAATACCAGCTTTGCCGGCCCGGTGGCGCAGGGAGCGAAGGACGTCTGGTACGTCTATGGCGGTCGCAAGCCGGAGAAGGCGGCATGA
- a CDS encoding SDR family oxidoreductase yields MAKLTAPVLVTGANGKTGRAVLAALAAAGAQARALIRNPAQEGAVIAAGAQEVAVGDLGNADSLSKSAQGCAAIIHIGPPLDRNELIYSRHMIAAARSAGIDRFVYYSVMHTLSRGMRHHALKLEVEQELVESGLAFTILQPIRYMQHLEPIWRRVVDEGVHSMPFGIDRRFNIADLHDLAEATARVVIDPSYAYGIFELAGPAALSQRDMTVILSEELGRPIEAQPVSTEALLSGALKHGSVDRAVQMLVMSDYYDRHGFQGSPAVLRMILGREPTGYRDYVRRLIAAEWA; encoded by the coding sequence TTGGCAAAGCTGACCGCGCCGGTCCTGGTGACCGGCGCCAACGGAAAGACGGGGCGCGCGGTGCTGGCCGCGCTCGCGGCTGCGGGGGCGCAGGCGCGGGCCCTGATCCGCAATCCCGCGCAGGAGGGCGCGGTGATCGCGGCAGGCGCGCAGGAGGTGGCTGTCGGCGATCTGGGAAATGCCGACAGCCTCTCCAAATCGGCACAAGGTTGCGCTGCGATCATCCATATCGGCCCACCGCTCGATCGCAACGAACTGATCTACAGCCGCCACATGATCGCCGCCGCCCGATCGGCCGGGATCGATCGCTTCGTCTATTATTCGGTGATGCACACGCTGAGCCGCGGAATGCGGCACCACGCGCTCAAGCTGGAGGTTGAGCAGGAGCTCGTCGAAAGCGGGCTGGCCTTCACCATCCTCCAGCCGATCCGCTACATGCAGCATCTCGAGCCGATCTGGCGCCGCGTCGTCGACGAAGGCGTACATTCGATGCCGTTCGGTATCGACCGGCGCTTCAACATTGCCGACCTTCACGATCTGGCGGAAGCGACCGCGCGCGTCGTGATCGACCCGAGCTATGCCTATGGCATTTTCGAACTGGCCGGGCCGGCTGCGCTCAGCCAGCGCGATATGACGGTGATCCTGTCCGAGGAACTGGGCCGTCCGATCGAGGCGCAGCCAGTTTCGACCGAGGCGCTGCTCAGCGGCGCACTCAAGCACGGATCGGTCGATCGCGCGGTGCAGATGCTGGTGATGAGCGACTATTATGACCGCCACGGCTTTCAGGGGAGCCCGGCGGTGCTGCGGATGATCCTGGGCCGCGAACCGACCGGCTATCGCGATTATGTGCGGCGCCTGATCGCGGCGGAATGGGCATGA